The DNA region GAACTTTTCCGCACCGAGAAGATGTTCTGGGTGGCCTCCCACGGGGGCCGGGCGCTGGCAACCGAGCCCTTAGCGATCGCGTGCGGTCCGCAATGCTGCATCTGGCGCAAGGATGCCATGGAGGCGTTGGAGCGGAGTGGCCGCGATTATCGGATTGCTTATACCTCGTCCAACGCGACCGCCATTTCCAGCGCTGTCTTGTCTGACCTCGCGGTCGGCTTCCTGCCTGAAAGCGCACTACAACCCGGCATGCGCCCGATTAGCGAAGATCAGGGTTTACCGCGACTGGGTGACGCGCAGATCGCCTTGATGCGGGCCAGCCACGCCTATGGCGGTATCTACGACGCATTGGCCAACCACATCGTGCAGTCGATGGGCAATCTCGATCAGCCGAGTGTGAGCGAAGCAGCGGAATAGGGCCGCTTGACCTCCCTGCCCGATTGGCTCACCAGAAGCACATGTCGCAAGCGCTCACCAATGCCGCCGAATTCACTGTCAGCGAAATCGCCCAGGCGGTCAAACGCACCGTCGAGGACGAGTTTGGCCATGTGCGGGTGCGCGGGGAGATTTCTGGTTTTCGCGGACAACATTCGTCCGGTCACTGCTACTTCACCCTCAAGGATGATGCTGCTTGCATCGACGCCGTGGTCTGGAAAGGCAGCTATGCCAAGCTGACGTTCAAGCCCGAAGAAGGCCTCGAGGTGATCGCCACAGGCCGCCTCACCACCTTCCCACGCTCCTCCAAATACCAGATCGTCATCGACAACATCGAACCGGCCGGCGCCGGCGCGCTGATGGCGCTCCTCGAAGAGCGGCGCCGCAAGCTCCAGGCCGAGGGACTTTTTGCGCGCGAGCGCAAGCGCGCCCTGCCCTATCTGCCGCGCGTCATTGGCGTGGTCACCTCCCCCACGGGCGCCGTGATTCGGGACATTCTCCACCGCCTCGAGGATCGCTTCCCCAGTCACGTGCTGGTCTGGCCAGTTCGCGTGCAGGGCGAGACGTGCGCGCCCGAGGTCGTAAACGCGATCCAGGGGTTCAACGCACTCCTGCCCGACGGCCCCATTCCCCGCCCGGACTTGCTGATTGTGGCGCGTGGTGGCGGCTCCATCGAGGATCTGTGGGGCTTCAACGAGGAGGCGGTGGTCCGCGCGGTCGCCGGCTCGGCCATTCCCGTCATCTCGGCCGTCGGCCACGAGACCGACACCACCCTGGTCGACCACGCCTCGGACATGCGGGCGCCGACGCCCACCGCCGCCGCCGAGGCCGCCGTGCCGGTGCGGGCTGAACTCATCGGCTATGTGGACGATCTGGGATCACGCCAGCGCCAGGCTTCCCGCCGCATCACCAGTTCCGGGCGCGATCGCTTTCGCGCCGTAGCCGCCGGCATGCCGCGCCCGGCCGACCTCGTTGCCACGCAGCGCCAGCGGCTGGACCAGGCTTCCAGCAACCTCTTTTCCTGCCTGCGTCACTCGGTTCAGGAACAGCGGGTGCACCTGTCGCGCGTCGAGTCGCGCCTCGGGCCGCAACTACTCGATCGGCGGCGCGCCGAAATGGCCGAGCGGCTGCGCAATTTGTCCATGCGCGCCGAGGCAGGCCTGCGGAAAAGCGTTGACCGCAATCGCCTGACCTATGATCCACGCGCCGAGCGCCTCGCCACTGCCGCCGCGCGCCTCGTCGAGCGCAAGCGCGCCCTGTTCGAGGCTATTGGGCCAAAGCTCTCGCCCACTGCCCTGCGGGCTGAACTGCGCCACTCCAGTGGTCAACTGGCGCCCCTGACAGCCCGGCTCGCCAACAGCATTCGCCTCACCTTGGCCGATCGGCGGAATACCCTGACCCAGT from Devosia sp. RR2S18 includes:
- the xseA gene encoding exodeoxyribonuclease VII large subunit, with protein sequence MSQALTNAAEFTVSEIAQAVKRTVEDEFGHVRVRGEISGFRGQHSSGHCYFTLKDDAACIDAVVWKGSYAKLTFKPEEGLEVIATGRLTTFPRSSKYQIVIDNIEPAGAGALMALLEERRRKLQAEGLFARERKRALPYLPRVIGVVTSPTGAVIRDILHRLEDRFPSHVLVWPVRVQGETCAPEVVNAIQGFNALLPDGPIPRPDLLIVARGGGSIEDLWGFNEEAVVRAVAGSAIPVISAVGHETDTTLVDHASDMRAPTPTAAAEAAVPVRAELIGYVDDLGSRQRQASRRITSSGRDRFRAVAAGMPRPADLVATQRQRLDQASSNLFSCLRHSVQEQRVHLSRVESRLGPQLLDRRRAEMAERLRNLSMRAEAGLRKSVDRNRLTYDPRAERLATAAARLVERKRALFEAIGPKLSPTALRAELRHSSGQLAPLTARLANSIRLTLADRRNTLTQSAKLLDSLSYKSVLARGYAVVKDAEGQLVHSKATLSPGDLVSLEFGDGSVDATVVGSPPLRKKAKTPSGEATQESLF